CAGGTCGCCGAACGCGGCCCAGATCGGCGTGCCGGCTTCGCCTTCGAGTTCGGCGTCGTCACTCATGCGTCGGCCGCCCCGCTCGCACGCTGGCGCGCCAGCTGCTGCATTTCCTCGATGATCTGCTTCTGCGACAACACGCTGAGGTCGACCACCTCCCTGGCCTGCGCCACGTAGTACGCCAGTTGCTCATCGCTGCGTGCCATCGCGCCGTCCAGCGCACCGGCGATGTGCTGCAGGCGCTCCGCCAGGGCCTCGTTGGACTGGCCAAACAACTGCACGGCGCTGCCGAAGGCCTCGCCCAGGCCGGCCACCTCGGTGGTGCTGCCGGTGAGCTGCGCAGCGACGGCGTCGAGCTGGCGCGCGCCGGCCTCCACCTGGTCGCCGAAGCGCGTGCCGACACGCTCGAGCAGGTCGGCGGAGGTGGTGACGAGCGCATCCACGGCGGTGCGTTGTTCGTTGGATGCGTGGTTGACGGCGTCCAGCAGCGTTTCCAGCGTGGCCAGCAGACGGTTGCGCTCGTCGAGCATGGCCGTGTCGCGCAGCATGCTGTCGGACAGTTTCTGGCGCAGTTCCGCGACCACTTCGGCCGCCGCGCGGGGCGCCTCGGCCGCGGCCTCGACCAGGCGTGCCATCTCGGCGATGGTTGCGCCGGCGTGGGCCTCGGTGCTGGCCGACACCGCCGTGGCCGTGCGCTCCAGCGTGTCGCAGATGGCCTGCTCGCGACGGATCGCGTCCGCGGCGGCGGCCTCCCACTGGGCCTGCAACGAGGTGGTCATCGCGGCCAGGGCGTCGCTCCACGTGGCCAGGCGCGCGGCATCGCGCGAGGCGAGCACGTCCTGCAGTTCCGCATGCGACTGGTTGACCGCGTGGACCAGCGAGGCGGTATGCGCGTCGAACGTCGCCGCCGCCGTGGCCAGCGCCTCGTGGTGGCGGGTGGCCAGCGCGGCACCGTGGTCGTCCAGCGCGCCTTGCAGGTGCTGCACCAGGGTGGCGTTGCCGGCCTGCTGGCGGGCCAGGGCGTCGTGCCAGATCGTCGCCACCTCGGCGGTGCTTTTCGCAAAGCCGGCGGCGAGGCCGTCCAACTGTGCCTTTACGGCGTGGGTCACCGTGTCGTGCAGTGCCGAGGTCTCGCGCGCCAGCCCCTCCATGGTCGCTGCCATCACCGGCTGGAACGCGGCACTGGCCGCACGCGCGCTCTCGGCCACGCTGTCCTGCAGGGACGCACGAACCGACTCGGCCAATCCCGTGTAGACCGTGGCAGTCGCGGCATGGAAGGCTTCCTGGCTGGCGAGCTGGCGCTCGCCCGCGGCCACGCCCTGCTGCTCCAGGCTGGCCATCATCGCCTGCAAACGATCGACCAGCGCAGGCATCACCTCGGTCTGCTGCTGCAGCAGGCGGAACGTCTCGTCACGCCGGTGCGCCTGCGAGAACACACGCAGCGTGGTCGATGCCTTCGCATCCAGCGCCTGCACCACTTCCAGCCGCTCACGGCGAAGCAAGGCGGACAGCAGTCCCAGCATGGCCGAGCTGGCCACGCCGGCAATCGACGTGCCGAAGGCGAAGCCCAGCCCCTTCACCGGCGCGGCCAGCGAGCCGCGGATCGCCTGCAGGTCGGTGGCGCTTTCCAGCGCCAGCCCGGTACCGCGCAGGGTGGCCATCATGCCCAGCAGCGTGCCGAGCATGCCCAGCAACACCAGCAGGCCGACCAGATAGGGCGTGAGCGACGGTGCGGGCAGGGCCACGCGCTCGCCTTCGATACGCAGGCGCACCGCGGTGCGCAGGCCGGGGTGCAGGCGCTCCAGCCAGGCGCCCAGGCCGGGCGGCGTGGCGGTCAGGTCGTCCACGGCCTGGCGCAGGCTGGACGTGGCCTGCCGGTAACGGTGCAGTTCCAGCGCACCGGCCAGGTAGCACAGGCCGATCAGCAGCGCGACGGCCGCACCCAGCGGATTGCTGCCCACGTAGCCGAAGCCGATCCAGCACACGGCCAGCAGGCCCACGAGGAAGACGGCGAGGTAAAGAGGAGTTCGGGACATGATTTCTCGGTTATCGGGCGGGCAGCGCGGCGAGCAGCGCATCCACCGGTTGGAAGCGAACGTGGAGTTCGGCCAGCAGCACGCTCTGCATGTCCTTGCGGAAGGTATCCAGCCAGGTTGCGGCGCCCTCGGCCTGGGCCGCGATGCGCAGCCGGTCGAAGTGCCGTCCCAGCACACCCGGCACCTGGCCCAGCAGCGCCTGCTCGCGCGGGCTGAGCGCCGCCTCCATGACGGCATCGACCCCGGCCAGGCGCGCCATATCGGCGGACATGGACGCCACGCTGTCGCGCAGGCGACCCCGCAGCTGGCCCGTCTGCGCCTGCATGGACCGTTGCAGGACGAGATAGCGCTGGCGGAACGGGGCGAAGTCGGCCAGGCCGCCCGTGTCGTCGCCCGAGGCGACCAGTTCGCGGGCGCCGGCGATGGCGCCGCCCAGCGCCTGGCGCACCCGCGCGCATTCCGCCACCTCGTCGGACAGCGGCCGGGAGAGGTCGTCGGCCGACGGAGCCGCCGGGCCGTCCAGCGTCGCGGACAAGGCAAGCGCGTGGGTCCAGTCGAGCCACTGGCTCAGCCGGTCCGGCAGGGCGATATTCGGACGCGCGGTGTCGACGTCGGTGAGACGGGACAGCAGGCGGATGAACGTGGGGCCACGGACGCTCGTCCGCTGTACTCGTTGCACGGTATCTGCTGGCGAAAAAACGCCCATTTTACACGCGAACGGTGGCGACCCATGGATCGTCGGCAAAAGCCGCCCCCTGGGATACCATCCGGGGTCTTCCAAGTGAGGGGACGGGTCGATGGGGATGGTTCGCCGACTGGCAGGCATGGCGTGCGTGGTGTGGCTCGGCTCCGCGGCGATCGCCGCCCCGGCGCCCCCCGGCACCGGCACCGCCGCCGCACCCTGGTGGCAACATGCCCTGGTCTACGAGATCTACCCGCGCAGCTTCGGCGACAGCAACGGCGATGGCGTGGGCGACCTGAACGGCATCACCGCCCACCTCGACGATCTGCAGAAGCTGGGCGTCGATACCCTCTGGATCGCGCCGATGTACCCCTCGCCACAGGCGGACTTCGGCTACGACATCGCCGATTACGAAGCGATCGACCCGCAGTACGGCAACATGGCCGACTTCGACCGGCTGCAGGCGGAAGCGAAGAAGCGCCATCTCCACGTCGTGCTCGATATGGTGATGAACCACACCTCGGACAAACACACCTGGTTCCTGGCCTCGGCGGCGTCGCGCGACAACCCCAAGGCCGACTGGTACGTATGGAACGACGGCATCGATGCCGCCGGCGCCACGCTGTCCGCCGTGCAGAAACGCAACATCCACGACGGCAAGGCACCGCCGAACAACTGGGAGTCGGTGTTCGGCGGCTCGGCCTGGCAGTGGGTGCCCGCGCGCAAGCAGTTCTACTACCACCGCTTCTACGTGCAGCAGCCGGACCTCAACTGGCGCAACCCGGCGGTGGAGAAAGCCATGTTCGGCGCGATACGGTTCTGGCTGGATCGCGGCGTGGACGGCTTCCGGCTGGATGCGATCTCCACGCTGTTCGAAGATCCCCGCCTGCGCAACGATCCCATCCGCTCCGGCACCAATGCGCAGGGCGAGCCCAACCTGCAATCGCTGTACAGCGACAAGCTGCCCGAAGTGCACGGCGTGATGCGCCGGTTACGCGCCATGGTCGATGCCTACCCCGGCCAGCGTGTGCTGATCGGGGAAACCTACGAGCCCGACATCGCCCAGCTGGATGCGTGGTACGGCACGAAAGACGCCCCCGAACTGCACCTGCCCATGAATCTGCAGCTGGGCTTCGGCTGGCAGGCCAGCTTCGACGCGCGCTGGTTCCGCACGCGCCTGCAGGAATCGCAGCAGGTGCACGGGCAGCCGCTGCTGGTGGTGGACAACCACGACAACCCGCGCTCCATCGACCGCTTCGGCGACGGCCAGCACGATGTCGCCCGCGCCAAGGTGGTGGCGGCCGCCTTGCTGACCTCGCGTGCCGTGGCCCTTACGTATTACGGCGCGCCCATCGGCATGACCACCGCCACGCCCACCCGCGTGGAAGACGTGCGCGACCCCGTCGGCATCACGGGCTGGCCGAAGGACAAGGGCCGCGATGGCGAACGCACGCCGATGCAGTGGACGGCAGGGCCGCAAGCCGGATTTTCGACCAACCCGCACACCTGGCTGCCGGTCAATCCCAACCACGTCACGATCAACGTGGCGGACGAATCGGCACGGCCGGACTCGCTGCTCAGCTGGCACCGCCAGCTGATCGCCCTGCGTCGTGACAACCCCGCGCTGCGCGACGGCGCCATGCGCTTCCTCGATACCGACAACCCCGACGTGTTGGTCTATCGCCGCGACGGCGGCGACCGCCCGGTGCTGGTGATGCTCAACTTCAGCGGCAAGGCGCAACCGCTGGCGAAGGGCCTGATGCCGGGCAAGGTCAGGACGCTGGCCGGCAGCGACGCATCCCTGCCGGCCACGGCCACGCTGGAGGGGGCACGCTTGCCCGCCTATGCCGCGTGGGTCGTCACGCCCGACTGAGCGCGGCGACCACGCTGGCCGGTTATAGCTGCGCCGATTCCTTCCACAGGTCGGTGCCGCCGTCGCTGGCGTGCCGGTCGATCTCGGCCAGCTCGGCGTCGCTGAAGTCCAGGCGCTTCACGGCGTCCAGCGAGTTGTCCAGTTGCGCCACCGTGCGCGCGCCGATCAGCGACGAGGTGACCCGCGGATCGCGCAGCGTCCAGGCGATCGCCATCTGGGCCAGGGTCTGGCCGCGACCCTGGGCAATGACGTTCAGGGCGCGGATGCGTTCCAGGTTGGTGGCGTTGAGTTGCTCCTTGCCGAGCGAGCCCTCGCGTGTGGCGCGTGCGTCGGCGGGGACGCCGTCCAGATACTTGGAGGTGAGCAGGCCCTGCGCCAGCGGCGAGAAGGCGATGCAGCCGGTGCCCAGGTCGTGCAGCGTGTCCAGCAGGCCATCCTCGATCCAGCGGTTGAACATCGAGTAGTTGGGCTGGTGGATGAACAGCGGCACGCGCTCGTCGGCCAGGATGGCGGCGGCCTTGCGCGTCAGTTCCGGGGAATAGCTGGAGATACCCACGTACAGGGCCTTGCCCTGGCGGTGCAGGTGCGCCAGCGCGCCCATGGTTTCCTCCAGCGGCGTGCTGGCATCGACGCGGTGCGAGTAGAAGATATCGACGTAATCCAGCCCCATGCGCCGCAGCGACTGGTCGCAGCTGGCAATGAGGTATTTGCGGCTGCCGCCGATGCCACCGTACGGGCCGGGCCACATGTCCCAGCCCGCCTTCGACGAGATGACCAGCTCGTCGCGATACGGCGCGAAGTCGCTGGCCATAATGCGGCCGAAGTTCTCTTCGGCCGAACCGTACGGCGGGCCGTAGTTGTTGGCCAGGTCGAAATGGGTGACGCCGCGGTCGAACGCGCGTCGCAGGTTGGCACGGCCGGTCTCGAACACGTCGGCACCGCCGAAGTTCTGCCACAGGCCCAGCGAGATCGCCGGCAGGTCGATGCCGCTGCGACCGCAGCGGCGATAAGGCATGAGGTCGTCGTAACGATCGGCGGCGGCTTGGTAGGGCATGACGGGGCTCCGGTTCACGTACGAAAAGAGGAATGGTAAGCCATGCGTGCGTGAATCCTTTATCCTGCCAAGCCGCTACGGGAGCCGGGTGCAGGTGCCAAGCAAGGGCAGGACAACGCGGATGCCGCGCACGGCCACGTTCGCCTCGGCCATGAGGCTCTGGTCGGGCATGCTGCTGGCGTCGCTGGCGGTGCTTCTGGTTTCCGTGCTGCTGGGCGGGGCGGAGTCCACCGTGGCCGCCTCGTGGCAGGCGCTGTGGCACGACGGGGATACGCCGATGCACGCCATCGTGTGGGAGCTGCGCATTCCGCGCTCCCTTGCCGCTTACGGCGTGGGCGGGCTGCTGGCGCTGTCCGGCTGCCTCATGCAGATCCTGGTGCGCAATCCGCTGGCCGATCCGTACACGCTGGGGTTGTCCGGCGGCGCGTCCGTCGGCGCGCTGGGTGCGATGCTGGCCGGCGCGGGTGCCGTCGTCACGACGCTGGGGGCCGCCGCCGGCGCGCTGGTCGCCTGTGTCGCCGTGTTCGTGCTGGCCCATCGCGACCTGCTGTCGCGACAGCGCGCCGCGCACCGGGAGGACGCCACCGACCTGATCCTGATCGGCGTGATGCTGGGCGCCGGGTTCGGCGCCGTGGTCAGCATGATGCTGGTGCTGGCGCCGGACCGGAACCTTCGCGGCATGCTGTTCTGGATGATGGGCGACCTGAGCGCCGTGGCCGATCCGTGGGTGCCCATCGCCAGCCTGCTCGCCGGCGTGCTGCTGATGGCACCGCTGGGCCGGCCGCTGAACCTGCTGCTGCGCGGCGAGGAATCCGCCAGCGCGCTGGGAGTGCGGCCGCCGCTGGTGAAGGCGGCGATCTTCCTCGTCGCCTCGCTGGCCACGGCCGTGGCCGTGACCACGGCGGGCACCGTCGGCTTCGTCGGGCTGGTGGTGCCGCACGCGCTGCGGCGCCTGGTCGGCAACGACCAGCGCGTACTGATGCCCGCCTGCGCGCTGGGCGGCGGCATCGTAGTGGTGGTGGCGGACGTGCTGGCACGCATCGTTGCCGAGCCCATCCAGTTGCCGGTGGGTGCGGTGATGGCGGTGATCGGCGTGCCCACCTTCATGGTGTTGCTGGTGGGCCGCCGATGAGCCATCGCCTGGTCGCCGCGGCCCTCGGCCTGACCATGGGCGGGCGGGAACTGGTCGGCTCCCTCGACATGACCGTCGATGCCGGCCAGGTATGGTGCGTGCTCGGCCCCAACGGCGCCGGCAAGTCCACCCTCCTGCGCACGCTGGCGGGATTGCGCCCGGCGGATCGCGGTCGCGTGTCGCTGGACGATCGCGACATCGCTGCCTGGCGGCCACTGGACCTCGCGCGCCGACGCGGCTTCCTGCCCCAGGCCGTGGTGGATGCCTTTTCCCTCTCGGTGATGGAGGCGGTGGTATCGGCGCGCCACCCACGGCTGTCGTTCTGGGCCTGGGGCGACGACGACGCCGGGCCGGCGCGGCAGGCGCTGGAAACGTTCGCGCTGCAGCCGCTGGCCGACCGCGACGTCACCACGCTGTCCGGCGGCGAGCGCCAGCGGGTGAACATCGCCACGCTGTTCGCGCAGGACGTGGACATCATGCTGCTGGACGAACCGCTGTCGTCGCTCGATCTTCACCACCAGATGAAGGCCTTGCACGAACTGATGCGCGTGGCGCGCGTGCACGGCACGTCCGTCGTCTACACCGTGCACGACATCAACCTGGCCTACCAGCACGCCACGCACGCCGTGCTGCTGGACGGCCGCGGCGGCGCGCTGGCCGGGCCACGTGATGCGGTCATCACCAGCACCCACCTGTCCGCCGCCTTCCACCATCCGATCCATGGCGTGACGCTCGGCGACGAGCTGTTCTTCCGCGCCGAACGCCTCGACGGTAACGCCCCATGATCCGTATCTGCCTCCTGCTGGCGCTGCTGTTCGCGCTTCCCGCCGCCGCCTCGGTGAGCGTCACCGACGACGCGGGCCACCGCGTGACGCTGGCGCAGCCGGCGCATCGCATCGTCAGCCTGGCGCCCAACATCACCGACGCGTTATTCGCCGCCGGCGCCGGGGACTACGTGGTCGGCACCTCGCGCTTCAGCGAGCACCCGGCGGCGGCGAAGCACATCCCGGTGGTGGGCGATGCCACGATGCTGGACCTGGAACGCATCGTGGCGTTGAAGCCCGACCTGATCGTGGTGTGGCGCAACGGCACACCGGCTGCGCAGGTAGACAAGCTGACCCGCCTGGGCATTCCGGTGTTCTTCGCCGAGACGACACGGCTGGCCGACGTGGCCGATGCCACCCGTCGCTTCGGCGTGCTGGCCGGCACGACCGCGGTGGCGGGGCGCAACGCGGATGCCTTCGACGCGCGCCTGGCCGCGCTGCGCGCGAGCTACGCCGGCAAGACGAAGATCAGCGTGTTCTATCAGGTATGGGACAGGCCCCTGATGACGATCGGGCATGCCCAGATCGTCGACGATGCGATCACCCTGTGCGGTGGTCGAAACCTCTTCGCCGACCTGACCCAGGCGGCGCCTACCGTGAGCCGCGAAGCCGTGCTGGCCCGCGATCCGGAGGTGATCCTCGCCGGCACCGAGGCGGCGGAGTCGCTGGCCGCCTGGCGGAAAACGCCGTTCCTCGCCGCCGTGAAACACGGCAACGTGGTCGTCCTGGATGCACCCACCCTCGTCCTGCCGTCGCCGTCCATCCTGCCCGGCGTGGAAACGCTGTGCCGGGTGCTTGACCAGGCCCGTGGTCGCGCGCACTGACGCCCCTCTCATGACCTTGCGGTCGCCATCACATCGGTCTTCCTAGACTTGCTCTCGACCGCCCCGCAGACGGAATGTGACGTCTATGTCCCCTAACCCCGACGATTCTCTTTCCGATCGATCATGGCTGGACGACGGCGGCGAATTGGGTGCGCTCATCCGTGCGTTCGACTGGTCGGGCACCGCGCTGGGCCCCCTCGCCGAGTGGCCGCAGAGCTTGCGCACGGCCACCGGCTTGCTGTTGCGCTCGCCCGTGCCCATCGTGCTGTTGTGGGGCGAGCGGGGCTACATGATCTACAACGATGCCTACTCCCTGTTCGCCGGCAAGCGTCATCCCGACCTGCTCGGCTCCGAGGTGCGCGAGGGGTGGAGTGAAGTCGCCGATTTCAACGACAACGTGATGCGTGTCGGCCTGGCCGGCGGCACGCTGGCCTACAAGGACCAGGAGCTCACGCTGCACCGCCACGGCCGGCCCGAGCCGGTGTGGATGAACCTGGATTACTCGCCGGTGATCGATGAATCCGGCCAGCCGGCCGGCGTCATCGCCATCGTGGTGGAAACCTCCGAGCGCGTGCGGGCGGAACAGTCGATCCGTGCGAACGAGGCACGCCTGCGGTTCCTGGACACGCTGCGCGAATCCACGGCCCGCTACACGGACGCGGATGCCCTGCTGGCCACCACGACGCGCATGCTGGGCAAGTACCTCGGCGTGTCCATCTGCGCCTATGCCGACATGGATGACGACGAGAACGCCTTCACCATCCGTGGCGACTGGGCCGCACCGGGATCGCAAAGCATCGTGGGGCGATACAAGCTCACCGATTTCGGGCGCCTTGCCGTCACGCGGCTCACCGCGGGCGAGGCGTTCGTGCTCAACGACAGCCATGCCGAACTGTCGGCTGAGGAAGCCGAGGCTTTCGGCGCCCTCGGTGCCGCGGCCACGGTATGCATGCCGCTGATACGCAGCGGCCGGTTGACCGCGCTGATGGCGATCCACCAGCGCGAGCCGCGGGTCTGGCAGCCCGACGACATGGCCCTGCTGACCGAAGTGGTGGAGCGTTCCTGGGCGCACATCGAGCGCGTACGCGCCGAGGCGGCCGTGCGCGATGGCGAGCGGCGCTTCCGCGAATCGCTGGAGGAAAAGGTGCGAGAACGCACCGCGGCACTGATGCAGGCCGAACAGGCCCTGATGCAGGCGCAAAAGATGGAAGCGCTGGGCAACCTCACCGGCGGCATCGCGCACGACTTCAACAACCTGCTGATGGCCGTGCAGGGCAGCCTCGAGCTGCTACGCGAGCGCATGCCCCCCGATCCCCTGCTGTTGCGCCTGGTCGACAATGCGCGCAGCGGCGCCGAACGCGGCGCGGTACTGACGCGACGGATGCTGGCTTTCGCCCGGCGGCAGGAGCTGGCCTCCGAGCGCGTCGACGTACGCCACCTGGTCGAGGGCATGACCGAACTGATGCAGCGCGCCCTGGGCAGCACCGTGATCGTCGAGACGCGCTTCGGCGCGCAACCGGCGGTAGTGGACGCGGACGTGAACCAGCTGGAATCGGCCCTGCTCAACCTGGCGGTGAATGCACGCGATGCCATGGACGGCGTGGGCACCATCACCATCGCCACCGACGAGGTGCAGGTACCCGCCGACGATGGCGCGCTGGCGGCGGGGCGTTACGTCCGCCTCTCCATGACCGACTCCGGTTCGGGCATGAACGAGGCGACCCTGAAGCGGGCGACCGAGCCGTTCTTCACCACCAAGGGCGTGGGCAAGGGGACGGGGCTGGGCCTGTCGATGGTGCACGGCCTGGCCGAGCAACTGGGCGGCACCCTGATCCTGTCCAGCCGTCCCGATGTCGGCACCACGGCGGAAATCTGGCTACCGGCAGTGGATGCGCAGACGCCTGTCGCCACGTCGGGCCGGGCGATCGAACCGGTGCCCGCGGTCGCCGCGACAGCTCCGGACGAGGCCCGGGTGATCCTTGCCGTGGACGACGACGACCTGGTGCGCGCGACGACGATCGAGATGCTGGAAGCCATGGGCTATCGCGTGCTGGCGGCGCGCTCCGGTGCCGAAGCCCTACGGCTGCTCGAACGCACACGGGTGCATCTCGTGGTCACCGACCATGCCATGCCGCAGATGACCGGTACGCAGCTGGCGCAGCGCGTGCGCGAGGTCGACCCGACCCTGCCCGTGGTGCTGGTGACCGGCTACGCGGACATCGCCGGCGGCGCCGCCGACGACCTGCCCCGCCTGGCCAAGCCGTTCACGTACGCGGCGCTCACCGAGACGGTGGCGCGGGCCTTGCCGCGGGCCTGAGCACCGCGGCATCCACACGCCCTACTTTTCCTTCGGCGGCAGCCGGTACCGCTGCTTGCTGTAGGCCCAGCTGGGCCACAGCGCATGGGCAAGGGCCGTCTTCTCGAGCAACGGGTCCACCGCTTCCGGCTCCAGCTTCTCGCCGTCGGCCGAGTACTCATGATCCAGCAGGTAGTGATACTGGGTCGGCGCCTGGTTGGGCCGCAGCACGATCAGCTGGTCGCCCTTGAGGTAACCGTAGTTGTCGCCGTACTGCATGATCGCGCGGTCCGGATAGCGCTGTGTCAGGTCCGCGCCCAGCATGGGGTGCTCGCTGCGGATGCCGATCAGCGACAGCAGCGTAGGCGCCAGGTCCACCTGGCTGACGATGTGCTCGTCTTTCTTCACCGGCACGCCCGCGCCCAGGATCAGTGCCGGGATATGGAAATGACGGACCGGCACCAGGCTGGCACCGAACACGCGGGCATCGTGGTCGGCGACGATCAGGAACACCGTGTGGTTCCAGTACAGCGACTGCTTGGCGCGCTCGAAGAAACGCCCGATCGACCAGTCGGCGTAACGCACGGCGTTCGCGTTGCTGGCCGGATCGCCCTCGGGCGTGATGCGGCCCGACGGGTATTCCCACGGCGTGTGATTGGACACGGAGAAGGCCACGGTCAAGGTGGGTTTTTCACCGTCGTCCAGCAGCCGCTGGTGCAGCTCGTTGAACATGTCCTCGTCGGACGCGCCCCACGAACCGACGAACGCGGGCTTGGTCTTGAAGGTGGCGCTGTCCACCACCTCGTTGAAGCCGTTGCCGTAGAAGAACGAGCGCATATTGTCGAAGTGGGCTTCACCGCCGTAGAGGAAGCGCGTGTGGTAGCCGAAGGTATCCAGCAAGGCGCCGAGGGTGAAGAAGTCGCGCTGGCTGCGTGGCAGTTTCAGCACCGCCTCCGCCGGCGTGGGCATGAAACCCGTGGTGACCGCCTCCAGGCCGCGCGCGCTGCGCGTGCCGGTGGCGTAGGTGCGCTCCAGCCACCAGCCCTCGTTGGACAGTTTATCCAGCTCCGGGGTGTAGCCCGCGCCGCCCAGGCTGCCGACGAACTGCGCGCCCAGGCTTTCTTCCAGGATGATCACCAGGTTGAGCGGCTTGTCGCCCTGCCGCGTCGGCTCCTGGCGGTGCAGGCTGGGGTATTGCGGGTCGAGCGGCGCGCCGTCCAGGCCGGCGGCACGGCGCACGATGGCGTTCATCTCGTCATCCGGCATCTTGCCGTACACGGCCGACGCCGAGCGCTCGTTGCCCAGGGCCAGGGCGGCGTTGAGCACGTTGTAGAGCGAATTCAGCGGCAGCGTGTTGACCATCGCGTCGTTGGTGAAGGCCACCTGCGACGCGTTCAGTGGACGATGCTGCAAGGTGCCGCGCGCGGCCAGGAACAGCACGGCGAAGGTGAGCACCGTGGCCACCGGGCGCATCCATCCGCGTACGGGCCGGCGATCGGGCTGGCGGGTGGGCAACAGGCGGAAGCCGATCCAGGCGATCAGCGCGAAGGCGATCAGGCCCAGGCCCACCGACAGCTTGTAGCCGTTCCACAGCATGGCCGCGACTTCATGCGGGCTGGTGAGGTATTCGAAATAGAGCCGGTTGGGCCGCGTGTCGTATTCGACGATGAACTGCGGCGTGGACACTTCCAGCAGCGCATAGAGCAGCCACCACAGGCGCAGCCACCAGGCCGCGATGCGCGTGGGCCAGCGCCGGTGGCCCAGCCACGGCGAGAACAGCGCCGGCAGGGCCACCACCATCGCCAGCAGCGAAAGGTCGATGCGCCAGCCGCCCAGCAGCACGGGCCACAGGCCACCGGCATCGTGGACGCGGGTCCACTGCCAGGCGGAAAGTGCGACGCGCGAGAGCGTCAGGAAAACGAGGACGGCGGCGATGAAACGCCAGGTGAGCTTGCGCACGATGGAGGTCCGGAGCAGGCGCGGCGGGTCGCCACGCGTGTGAAAATGCCAGGTTACAGGCGCATGACTTTACACTGTGCGCCCGACGAACGACTTACGGCCGGCTTTCGGCCCGCCGCACGAGGATCTTTGCGATGTTCAGACTGGCCGAGGCGACGCCGATCGCCACCGGGCACGTGCGCGAGGTGTACCAGCATCCCGACCGACCCGACCTGCTGATCAAGGTGATCTCGGGTGCGTCCATCGAGGAGCGCTGGAACGCCGCCCCGTGGTATCGCCGGCTGGCCCGCAGCGGCCCGTACAAGGATTTCGTGCGCGAGTTCCGCGAGTACGTCACCGCCATCCATACCGGCGGCTACGACAGCGTGCCGATCGCCCGCGTGGTCGGCCTCGAGATGACGGACATCGGGCTGGGCCAGGTGGTCGAGAAGGTGCGCGGTCCCGATGGCGGCCTGGCCA
This DNA window, taken from Luteibacter sp. 9135, encodes the following:
- a CDS encoding YrbL family protein, which translates into the protein MFRLAEATPIATGHVREVYQHPDRPDLLIKVISGASIEERWNAAPWYRRLARSGPYKDFVREFREYVTAIHTGGYDSVPIARVVGLEMTDIGLGQVVEKVRGPDGGLAITLHDWVKAEGFTATTQAELEAFHARLLAHNVIAADLHAWNVVYGEDSRGGGPRLVMIDGFGEKNIIPHCSMSRAHNASRTTKKYERMLKRTRAEAPSR
- a CDS encoding cobalamin-binding protein, translating into MIRICLLLALLFALPAAASVSVTDDAGHRVTLAQPAHRIVSLAPNITDALFAAGAGDYVVGTSRFSEHPAAAKHIPVVGDATMLDLERIVALKPDLIVVWRNGTPAAQVDKLTRLGIPVFFAETTRLADVADATRRFGVLAGTTAVAGRNADAFDARLAALRASYAGKTKISVFYQVWDRPLMTIGHAQIVDDAITLCGGRNLFADLTQAAPTVSREAVLARDPEVILAGTEAAESLAAWRKTPFLAAVKHGNVVVLDAPTLVLPSPSILPGVETLCRVLDQARGRAH
- a CDS encoding response regulator, which gives rise to MSPNPDDSLSDRSWLDDGGELGALIRAFDWSGTALGPLAEWPQSLRTATGLLLRSPVPIVLLWGERGYMIYNDAYSLFAGKRHPDLLGSEVREGWSEVADFNDNVMRVGLAGGTLAYKDQELTLHRHGRPEPVWMNLDYSPVIDESGQPAGVIAIVVETSERVRAEQSIRANEARLRFLDTLRESTARYTDADALLATTTRMLGKYLGVSICAYADMDDDENAFTIRGDWAAPGSQSIVGRYKLTDFGRLAVTRLTAGEAFVLNDSHAELSAEEAEAFGALGAAATVCMPLIRSGRLTALMAIHQREPRVWQPDDMALLTEVVERSWAHIERVRAEAAVRDGERRFRESLEEKVRERTAALMQAEQALMQAQKMEALGNLTGGIAHDFNNLLMAVQGSLELLRERMPPDPLLLRLVDNARSGAERGAVLTRRMLAFARRQELASERVDVRHLVEGMTELMQRALGSTVIVETRFGAQPAVVDADVNQLESALLNLAVNARDAMDGVGTITIATDEVQVPADDGALAAGRYVRLSMTDSGSGMNEATLKRATEPFFTTKGVGKGTGLGLSMVHGLAEQLGGTLILSSRPDVGTTAEIWLPAVDAQTPVATSGRAIEPVPAVAATAPDEARVILAVDDDDLVRATTIEMLEAMGYRVLAARSGAEALRLLERTRVHLVVTDHAMPQMTGTQLAQRVREVDPTLPVVLVTGYADIAGGAADDLPRLAKPFTYAALTETVARALPRA
- a CDS encoding LTA synthase family protein; translation: MRKLTWRFIAAVLVFLTLSRVALSAWQWTRVHDAGGLWPVLLGGWRIDLSLLAMVVALPALFSPWLGHRRWPTRIAAWWLRLWWLLYALLEVSTPQFIVEYDTRPNRLYFEYLTSPHEVAAMLWNGYKLSVGLGLIAFALIAWIGFRLLPTRQPDRRPVRGWMRPVATVLTFAVLFLAARGTLQHRPLNASQVAFTNDAMVNTLPLNSLYNVLNAALALGNERSASAVYGKMPDDEMNAIVRRAAGLDGAPLDPQYPSLHRQEPTRQGDKPLNLVIILEESLGAQFVGSLGGAGYTPELDKLSNEGWWLERTYATGTRSARGLEAVTTGFMPTPAEAVLKLPRSQRDFFTLGALLDTFGYHTRFLYGGEAHFDNMRSFFYGNGFNEVVDSATFKTKPAFVGSWGASDEDMFNELHQRLLDDGEKPTLTVAFSVSNHTPWEYPSGRITPEGDPASNANAVRYADWSIGRFFERAKQSLYWNHTVFLIVADHDARVFGASLVPVRHFHIPALILGAGVPVKKDEHIVSQVDLAPTLLSLIGIRSEHPMLGADLTQRYPDRAIMQYGDNYGYLKGDQLIVLRPNQAPTQYHYLLDHEYSADGEKLEPEAVDPLLEKTALAHALWPSWAYSKQRYRLPPKEK